From the Brassica napus cultivar Da-Ae chromosome A8, Da-Ae, whole genome shotgun sequence genome, one window contains:
- the LOC106360487 gene encoding serine/threonine protein phosphatase 2A 55 kDa regulatory subunit B alpha isoform isoform X2 has protein sequence MNGEVVSASADPSPPLEWRFSQVFGERSAGEEVHEVDVISAIQFDNSGDHLATGDRGGRVVLFERTDAKNSSGGARRDLEETYYPLRHPEFGYKTEFQSHDPEFDYLKSLEIEEKINKIRWCQTANGALFLLSTNDKTIKFWKVQDKKIKKICDVNSDPSRTVVNGEVPEVNSSSLWLPVVTSHESTPLARCRRVYSHAHDYHINSISNNIDSETFISADDLRINLWNLEITIQSFNIVDVKPEKMEDLSEVITSAEFHPTHCNMLAYSSSKGSIRLVDLRQSALCDSHSKLFEEPEAAGYKSFFTEIIASVSDIKFAKEGRYLLSRDYMTLKLWDINMDSGPVSTFQVHEHLKPKLCDLYENDSIFDKFECCISGNGLRAATGSYSNMFRVYGVSPGSTETASLEASRNPTRRHVPVPSSPFKALSRVVSRGSESPGVDGNSNALDYTTKLLHLAGHPSENSIACAAGNSLYMYYA, from the exons atgaaCGGTGAGGTCGTCTCGGCTTCAGCAGACCCATCTCCGCCTCTGGAATGGAGATTCTCCCAGGTCTTCGGTGAACGAAGCGCCGGCGAAGAAGTTCACGAAG TTGATGTGATTTCAGCAATCCAGTTTGATAACTCCGGCGACCACCTTGCTACTGGGGACCGTGGAGGAAGGGTTGTTCTTTTCGAGAGAACCGATGCCAAGAAT AGCAGTGGAGGAGCTAGAAGGGATCTTGAAGAGACATATTATCCACTGAGGCACCCCGAGTTTGGTTATAAAACAGAATTTCAGAGTCATGACCCTGAG TTTGATTATCTCAAGAGTTTGGAGATAGAGGAGAAGATAAACAAAATCAGATGGTGTCAAACAGCGAATGGCGCTCTTTTTCTCCTATCCACAAACGATAAAACCATCAAGTTTTGGAAG GTTCAAGACAAGAAGATCAAGAAGATTTGTGATGTAAATTCAGATCCTTCAAGAACGGTTGTGAACGGAGAAGTACCTGAAGTGAACAGCTCATCGCTGTGGTTGCCAGTG GTAACAAGCCATGAGTCGACCCCTTTGGCTAGATGTCGGAGAGTATATTCCCATGCTCATGATTATCATATCAATTCCATCTCAAATAACAT TGACAGCGAAACATTTATTTCTGCTGATGATTTGCGAATAAATCTTTGGAATCTGGAAATTACCATTCAAAGTTTCAATATTGTTGATGTCAAGCCTGAGAAAATGGAAGACCTATCTG AGGTTATCACATCAGCAGAGTTTCATCCTACGCATTGCAACATGTTAGCTTATAGCAGTTCGAAAGGCTCAATACGCTTGGTTGATTTGCGCCAATCAGCTTTATGTGATTCACATTCCaaatt GTTTGAGGAACCAGAAGCAGCTGGTTATAAATCGTTCTTCACTGAGATTATTGCTTCAGTGTCAGACATCAAATTTGCAAAAGAAGGAAGATATCTACTTAGTCGTGACTACATGACACTTAAG TTATGGGACATTAACATGGATTCAGGTCCGGTATCAACTTTCCAGGTTCATGAACATCTGAAACCGAAG CTCTGTGATTTATATGAAAATGATTCCATCTTTGATAAGTTCGAGTGTTGTATAAGTGGCAATGGATTGCGAGCAGCTACTGGTTCTTACAG CAATATGTTTCGTGTGTATGGTGTTTCCCCGGGAAGCACCGAGACTGCAAGCTTAGAAGCAAGCAGAAATCCAACGAG GAGACATGTCCCAGTTCCCTCGAGTCCATTCAAAGCACTAAGCCGTGTTGTAAGTAGAG GATCAGAGAGTCCTGGAGTCGATGGGAATAGCAATGCTCTTGATTACACAACAAAGTTGCTGCATCTTGCTGGGCATCCAAGCGAGAACTCAATTGCCTGCGCTGCTGGAAATAGCTTGTACATGTACTATGCTTAA
- the LOC106360487 gene encoding serine/threonine protein phosphatase 2A 55 kDa regulatory subunit B alpha isoform isoform X1 gives MNGEVVSASADPSPPLEWRFSQVFGERSAGEEVHEVDVISAIQFDNSGDHLATGDRGGRVVLFERTDAKNSSGGARRDLEETYYPLRHPEFGYKTEFQSHDPEFDYLKSLEIEEKINKIRWCQTANGALFLLSTNDKTIKFWKVQDKKIKKICDVNSDPSRTVVNGEVPEVNSSSLWLPVVVTSHESTPLARCRRVYSHAHDYHINSISNNIDSETFISADDLRINLWNLEITIQSFNIVDVKPEKMEDLSEVITSAEFHPTHCNMLAYSSSKGSIRLVDLRQSALCDSHSKLFEEPEAAGYKSFFTEIIASVSDIKFAKEGRYLLSRDYMTLKLWDINMDSGPVSTFQVHEHLKPKLCDLYENDSIFDKFECCISGNGLRAATGSYSNMFRVYGVSPGSTETASLEASRNPTRRHVPVPSSPFKALSRVVSRGSESPGVDGNSNALDYTTKLLHLAGHPSENSIACAAGNSLYMYYA, from the exons atgaaCGGTGAGGTCGTCTCGGCTTCAGCAGACCCATCTCCGCCTCTGGAATGGAGATTCTCCCAGGTCTTCGGTGAACGAAGCGCCGGCGAAGAAGTTCACGAAG TTGATGTGATTTCAGCAATCCAGTTTGATAACTCCGGCGACCACCTTGCTACTGGGGACCGTGGAGGAAGGGTTGTTCTTTTCGAGAGAACCGATGCCAAGAAT AGCAGTGGAGGAGCTAGAAGGGATCTTGAAGAGACATATTATCCACTGAGGCACCCCGAGTTTGGTTATAAAACAGAATTTCAGAGTCATGACCCTGAG TTTGATTATCTCAAGAGTTTGGAGATAGAGGAGAAGATAAACAAAATCAGATGGTGTCAAACAGCGAATGGCGCTCTTTTTCTCCTATCCACAAACGATAAAACCATCAAGTTTTGGAAG GTTCAAGACAAGAAGATCAAGAAGATTTGTGATGTAAATTCAGATCCTTCAAGAACGGTTGTGAACGGAGAAGTACCTGAAGTGAACAGCTCATCGCTGTGGTTGCCAGTGGTA GTAACAAGCCATGAGTCGACCCCTTTGGCTAGATGTCGGAGAGTATATTCCCATGCTCATGATTATCATATCAATTCCATCTCAAATAACAT TGACAGCGAAACATTTATTTCTGCTGATGATTTGCGAATAAATCTTTGGAATCTGGAAATTACCATTCAAAGTTTCAATATTGTTGATGTCAAGCCTGAGAAAATGGAAGACCTATCTG AGGTTATCACATCAGCAGAGTTTCATCCTACGCATTGCAACATGTTAGCTTATAGCAGTTCGAAAGGCTCAATACGCTTGGTTGATTTGCGCCAATCAGCTTTATGTGATTCACATTCCaaatt GTTTGAGGAACCAGAAGCAGCTGGTTATAAATCGTTCTTCACTGAGATTATTGCTTCAGTGTCAGACATCAAATTTGCAAAAGAAGGAAGATATCTACTTAGTCGTGACTACATGACACTTAAG TTATGGGACATTAACATGGATTCAGGTCCGGTATCAACTTTCCAGGTTCATGAACATCTGAAACCGAAG CTCTGTGATTTATATGAAAATGATTCCATCTTTGATAAGTTCGAGTGTTGTATAAGTGGCAATGGATTGCGAGCAGCTACTGGTTCTTACAG CAATATGTTTCGTGTGTATGGTGTTTCCCCGGGAAGCACCGAGACTGCAAGCTTAGAAGCAAGCAGAAATCCAACGAG GAGACATGTCCCAGTTCCCTCGAGTCCATTCAAAGCACTAAGCCGTGTTGTAAGTAGAG GATCAGAGAGTCCTGGAGTCGATGGGAATAGCAATGCTCTTGATTACACAACAAAGTTGCTGCATCTTGCTGGGCATCCAAGCGAGAACTCAATTGCCTGCGCTGCTGGAAATAGCTTGTACATGTACTATGCTTAA